The sequence below is a genomic window from candidate division TA06 bacterium.
GGCACTCGTGCACCTGGGACACCAGTTTATTATCCTCTTGCCCCTGTAGATGAGGCCCTTCTCGTAGTATCTGACGAATGTTTCTCTGACCGCAGAGGACAGACCCGCATCCAGCGTGAACCTCTCCCTGCTCCAGTCGCATGAACACCCCAGGCTCGTCAACTGCTCACGGATCCTGCCTTGATACTTCTCTTTCCACTGCCAGACGCGATCTATGAACTTCTCTCTTCCCAGGTCGAATCTTGTCAGATTCTCCTTCTTCAATTCCTTTTCAACAACATTCTGTGTTGCTATTCCCGCGTGGTCCATACCTGGCAGCCATAGGGTCTCCATCCCCCTCATCTTGTTGAACCTTATCAAGATGTCCTGGAGTCCGTTGTTCAAGGCATGCCCCACATGCAGAGAGCCTGTTATGTTGGGAGGAGGTATAACTATGCAGTAGGGTTCTCTGCCGGAGTCAAGTTCAGCACGGAAGTAGCCCTTTTCATGCCAGAAATTCTGCCACCTAGATTCAACTTGTGTCGGTTCGTATCTCTTGAGTATTTCGGTATCGATGGGTCCCATTCAAATCTCTTGTTAGAAATGGGTTACGCCGGTGAACTTGAATTTGTCTATCTTCAATGCGGGAGCAACAGTACCCATTGCAAATCTGGCCCCGTAGCCGGCACTGCTGCCTATCAGCTTCGCCTCCTTGCCTATCATCGACGTATTGGAGAAAGCGTCGAGTATCGATTGGGTAAACCTGAAGTTCTTGACCGGCTCCGTTATCTCCCCATTCTCAATCAGAAAGGTTCCGTCTCTTGTCATCCCGGTTATCACTGCCTTAATGGGTTCAAGCACGTTGGTGTAGTGAAATCTGGTGACATAGATCCCCTTGTCCGTGGACTGCACCATGTTCTCTATCGTACCCTCTCCTTCTCCCATGAACAAATTGAGAGGAATGGGTCCGCCCAATGGCGACCCGGTGGAATGGCCAGTTGACCTCTTGTTCTCCTTACCTGCGGTCAAGGTGTCATAAACCACAGTTTTGGCCGTGCCCTTCTCAATCAGCATCACCTTGTTCTTGGGAACTCCTTCAAAGTCAAATGGAAAGGAGAAGCCGCGCCTGTCAAACCCATCATCCCATATGCTTATGTTCTTCCCAACGAGTTTCTTCCCCAGCTTACCACACATAAATGAACGTCCTTCTTGAAAGGCCAGGGCGCCCAAACCTATGTAGGCCAGGAATTCGATCATGTCGGCAACAGCATTCTCCTCCAGCACAACCACGTATTCTCCCTCAGGCACATCAACCGGGTTTGCGCTTTTGAGTGCCTTTTCTATGGCAGTGGCAGCAACAGCCTCCATATCAATCTCATCAACATCCCTTGACGCGGCCTGAGCATATCCAGACCCTGTTCCCCCCATCACCACGGTGTTCACATAGGCATCGGTCCCCATATTATAGGCGAAGACACCGAGCGAGTTTCCTATGGCAATCTCTGACACGCCATTGGTAAAGGCTCCGAATGCTTTAAGATTATTGTCTCTAGCCCCCTTTGCAATGGGCTCCACGGCCTTCGCCCTCTGCTCTGCATTGAACTTCGCCGTCCTCTCCACATAGTTGTCAATCTCTTTTACCTCGGCCGGGGCCGGCAGAGACTTGAAATCAGGGTTCTCCTTCTGCACTCTGGCTATTTCAACCGCCTTCTTCAGTGTCTCTTTGATTGATGCCTCATCCATTTTGTTAGTCGTGGCACGGCCTATCTTCTTCCCTATGATCGCCTTCACCGAAATGGCAACATTCGTCCCGGAAACATTCTGATGGATATATGAGTTCGCGAACCTGGTTAGATGTGACTCCTCCGCCATGATTTCAATCTCCGTCTGCTCTGCCTCAGACATAGCGATCGCTTTTTCTACGAGTTCCCTCGCTTTTTTCTTACCGAGCATAATATCCTCCTGGAAACTGTTTCAATTTGTATAAGTGTTTATCCTCTATAGCACAAAAACCCCTGTGTGTCTATTGAAAAGTTGCGGGACTACTCGGTACCAGGTGTTACATTTTTACATTTTTCTCGCGATTCAAGTGCTTCTGTTCGCTCTTTTCTCATCCCAAGCCACCCAAATGCCCCTAATATGCGAAACATCGGCCGGGAGCAACGCCTAGGTTGCTCAAAACAAGCGAAGTGTAAAAATGTAAAACCAGGTACCAAGCCGGCGGGATATCGTGAAATCTCGGGTTATTTGATTAGCTTTTTGAATTCTCGATCATCATGAAGGCTTTTCAAATCGTCATCGCCAATCGCCAGCTTTTTCAATTTAGGATTCAACTTTATTGCTTTCTCCAGGGCTTTCAGAGCGGCATTCCGCTTTCCGGTTGCAAGTCGGATGACACCAAGATCATACAAAACTTCTGGATTCTCTGGTGCTAAAGTTGCCGTACGTTCCATATATGGCAGAGCTTCCAAATGTCTTTTCTGAGTAAAAAGTGTCCATGCTTCATTCCACGAGTAATTCACCTGAGCGAATTTTAGCAATCGTCCCAATTCTTTGAATGGCTCTGCATGATCATCTACCCGTATGTCAATTGCTCGATCGGTGAATCCACCATAACCAGCATTCTTTTTGACAACCAACAGTGCGGCCGATTGTTTCCCACGGGCATCACCTCCGTTTTTCTCACCAGCGAGTAAAGCGGCATATAGTCTTTCTGCTAAGGTTCCTTTCGTTTGCAAAAA
It includes:
- a CDS encoding TldD/PmbA family protein, which encodes MLGKKKARELVEKAIAMSEAEQTEIEIMAEESHLTRFANSYIHQNVSGTNVAISVKAIIGKKIGRATTNKMDEASIKETLKKAVEIARVQKENPDFKSLPAPAEVKEIDNYVERTAKFNAEQRAKAVEPIAKGARDNNLKAFGAFTNGVSEIAIGNSLGVFAYNMGTDAYVNTVVMGGTGSGYAQAASRDVDEIDMEAVAATAIEKALKSANPVDVPEGEYVVVLEENAVADMIEFLAYIGLGALAFQEGRSFMCGKLGKKLVGKNISIWDDGFDRRGFSFPFDFEGVPKNKVMLIEKGTAKTVVYDTLTAGKENKRSTGHSTGSPLGGPIPLNLFMGEGEGTIENMVQSTDKGIYVTRFHYTNVLEPIKAVITGMTRDGTFLIENGEITEPVKNFRFTQSILDAFSNTSMIGKEAKLIGSSAGYGARFAMGTVAPALKIDKFKFTGVTHF
- a CDS encoding DUF1028 domain-containing protein yields the protein MTFCVGVVSAHEKPLQGQTSFANAHEAISTFSIVARDSLTGELGVGVASRFFAVGVVVPWARTDVGAVATQSFANTTFGWRGLDLLEKGATPEEVAQILLRGDKDPGRRQFGIVSADGKSANYTGSQCLAWAGGRNGLNYAIQGNILGGEVVVTAMESAFLQTKGTLAERLYAALLAGEKNGGDARGKQSAALLVVKKNAGYGGFTDRAIDIRVDDHAEPFKELGRLLKFAQVNYSWNEAWTLFTQKRHLEALPYMERTATLAPENPEVLYDLGVIRLATGKRNAALKALEKAIKLNPKLKKLAIGDDDLKSLHDDREFKKLIK